Proteins encoded by one window of Melospiza georgiana isolate bMelGeo1 chromosome 18, bMelGeo1.pri, whole genome shotgun sequence:
- the SELPLG gene encoding P-selectin glycoprotein ligand 1, whose translation MAPGRALLVLLVLSPLWPCGAEPGLPWGGQWVWGEAKPLPLSRGKRDDSGQEPGATAMISSDKGDGVSVPPPAPGTKASLLLVPTTADPMDDDSPEPELLLSSAAPVPSTNSSLLQALAVPTTAEPMDETDSPAPDLLEDSVAPTATSASTSLPRVPTTADPMDETDPPDPELLPSSAPPAAPSTEASRALMVPTTADPMDETDPPDPDLLPGSEPGTPSAAQKGIPTTTRGWLTALIEEDTVTDGLDSDSSTGPRSTAPPAFVLTSAGYGKPKKSGAPPASTLAATWDTTPVGTAVPWEPSGAMGKCLLAILLLGLVAAAFLVSTGVLGTLLWRRARTGERRFSPTEMVCISSLLPDAEAAAGPRPVPARRHKLLLPDGSSEPDGDNLTLSSFLPEHS comes from the coding sequence AtggcgccgggccgggccctgctggtgctgctggtgctgagccccCTGTGGCCGTgtggggctgagccagggctgccctggggcgGGCAGTGGGTCTGGGGGGAGGCCaagcccctgcccctctcccgtGGCAAGAGGGATGACAGTGGGCAGGAGCCCGGTGCCACCGCCATGATCAGCAGTGACAAAGGCGATGGTGTCTCTGTGCCACCGCCAGCACCTGGCACCAAGGCCAGCCTGCTCCTGGTGCCAACCACAGCTGATCCCATGGATGATGATTCCCCcgagcctgagctgctcctgagctctgcagcaccagtgcccagcaccaaCTCCAGCCTGCTCCAGGCGCTTGCAGTGCCCACCACAGCCGAGCCTATGGATGAGACAGATTCCCCTGCTCCTGACTTACTGGAGGACTCTGTGGCACCAACAGCGACCAGTGCCAGCACCAGCCTGCCCCGGGTGCCCACCACAGCTGATCCCATGGATGAGACAGATCCCCCTGATCCCGAGCTGCTCCCAAGCTCtgccccaccagcagcacccagcactgaGGCCAGCCGGGCACTCATGGTGCCAACCACAGCTGATCCCATGGATGAGACAGATCCCCCTGATCCCGACCTGCTGCCAGGCTCAGAGCCTGGCACACCATCAGCAGCCCAAAAGGGCATCCCCACCACCACCCGGGGCTGGCTCACGGCACTCATCGAGGAGGACACAGTGACTGATGGCCTGGACAGCGACTCCTCCACAGGGCCACGCTCAACAGCCCCCCCAGCCTTTGTCCTCACCAGCGCGGGCTACGGGAAACCCAAGAAATCCGGAGCTCCGCCTGCATCGACCCTCGCGGCCACCTGGGACACGACGCCGGTGGGCACCGCGGTGCCCTGGGAGCCCAGCGGGGCGATGGGCAAGTGCCTGCTggccatcctgctgctggggctggtggccGCCGCCTTCCTGGTGAGCACGGGCGTGCTGGGGACGCTGCTGTGGCGGCGGGCGCGGACGGGGGAGCGCCGCTTCAGCCCCACGGAGATGGTTTGCATCTCCTCGCTGCTGCCCGACGCCGAGGCGGCCGCGGGCCCCCGTCCTGTGCCAGCCCGGAGgcacaagctgctgctgcccgacGGCAGCTCCGAGCCCGACGGAGACAACCTGACTCTCAGCAGCTTCCTGCCGGAGCACTCCTGA